CGTAGAAACGCCGGCTAGCAAGATAGAGCTTTCCTTACGGGCCATGAACGCAACGGTTTTGCCTATATATTGGAGAACATCAAAGGTAATCGTCTTATCACCTAACATATCATCAACCCAGTAGATATATCTCCTATCAGCAATTTTTTTACTGCATTTGAAGTCGAGGTGGAATCGGTCGGCAACAAATGACTCGCCTGCAATGTCCATGACCTCAGAACGAAGAGCACTATCAGATTTATTTATCGTGAATACATGTAGGTCGCAAAGGTCATACCAGTCAGGATAAAAACCGCTCATGTCTACTACGAAACGGGACAATACGTCGTTATTTTTGAAGATCGAATATGGAACAAGGGCAGTTTCGACAAAATAAAAGCCAGCCTGTTCAAGCAACTGGACGGTGCCCCTGTCTGGCTGCCCTATTCGAGCCTGTATGAATATGCTACCAAATTCTAGAGTATTACGTGTGATCGTATCCTGTAGAATTGCTTGATCAGGATTTGTGATAAAGTCTTCAGTTATTGCAAAACTTTTAACTCCCAGGTTTCTCGTTTCCCAAGGTATCTCACGCAGACATCTAATCTCAGACATTTATCGTCTCCGTCACTATATTAAGAACAATAAAAACAAATCCCTCTGGTTCTGTTTCATGCTCAGCGTTGGCTAATAAACAAGGGAATTGCTGCTTGAACCCCTCAATACTATTAACGTTATATCTTTTCTCCATTGGCTCACGGATGAACGATAATAATTGAGAGCGAGATATTAACTTAAGAACTTCCAGCCATAAATATTTTTTAAGTGTTGTTAATTCATATTGTAAAACACACCATATCGGCACTTGATAATGAAGTCAAATACAAGTTCACTACACTCCATTAACACAAGTAAACCAAGACTCTAACAACAATAAATCTGTCAACAATCAAAATCAGGTAAAGTTTTAAAATAACTACCTACGGGCACTAATATTTTATGAACTATCTTAAGACTTCTGATTTCACAAGTGATGTTGTTACTTTATTTATAACATAAAGTGGTCGTTTCTTGCTCTCATCGAAAGTTTTCCCAAGATAAATTCCTATGATCCCAAGGATACTGATTATTATCCCTCCGATAAAATATAACGATACGATCATACTATTCCAGCCTGGTACCGGTGAACCATACAATAAAGCCCGCCCTAGTATGTATGACCCATAACAAAACGAAAAAAAAGCCATTAAAAAACCTACCCGAACCGCAAGTCGAAGCGGTTTATCAGAATATGCAATAATTGTTTCAGTAGCAAGTTTCCATAATTTTTTAATGGTGTAAGTGGACTTACCCTCCAACCGTTCAGCATGTTTAACTTCTATACGCGCGGTAGGAAACCCTAACCATTGAATCAATCCTCCGAAAAAGCGCAATTGCTCGCGCATTCGCAGTACGTTTGATACAACCTTACGCGACATGATGCGAAAATTACCAATATCACCATCATATCTTATATCTGCCAGATAACTAAATATACGGTAAAAAAACCATGATGCCAGCAGTTTGAGTGGATGATGCTGCCTAACACCACGAAGCGCCAAGACTACATCATAGCCTTCAAGTGCCTTAGCATAAAGACGAGTTATCTCTTCCGGTTGATCCTGCAGGTCGCAGTCCATTACAACAACCCAATCGCCGTCGCAGTAATCAAGTCCTGCAGTAATCCCGTAGTGCTGACCAAAATTGCGGCTGAACTGGAGTCCCTTGACACGCTTGTCCTGCGCTGCCATCTCTTCAATAATTTCCCACGAACGGTCACCTCCGCAATCCTCAATAAATATAATCTCGAAGTTGAAAGTGATAGTCTCGAGAGATGCCTTTAATCGACGGTATAGCTCATGCAGACAGCCTTCCGCCTTGTAGACAGGAATTACGACAGAAATCAATGACATATCTTTCTCAATCTCTCAAACTGGAATTGGCGGTAAATTTTCAAAGTGAATTAGCTCATCAAAAGATAAAAGAAGTTACATGCTTTATATCATTGACAATTATCTTTATGCTGTCAATCGGATTGCCACAGAAAATACTTTCTTTAATAAGAGTAATCTACTGTTGTCTCTTCCCAGCTAATCTAAATCACTTGGTTTTATAAACATACATGTCCATAAAAAAAGCGGCTCACTAGAAGTGGCCGCTTTTGGATAAATCTGACTAGCTGAGATCAGTAATAAGCAACCAGTCTATCAACGCCGTTAATTGTAATAGTGAAGTAGCCTGCAGGTGCAGTAGGCAATGCGGATGCACTACCTGCTGAAGCAGCTGACTGTGTGACTGGATATATGGCAACCGTCCCGCTGCCTGGTCCAGCAGCAGCATTACCTACCTCTAAGTGATGTGTTGGCATTACTGAAACGTTTGTACCTGAAAGGGTAGGGTTAATACCAACATAACCATTGGTGGCATAGACAACTTTAGGATAGTTTAACATTTCAAAGGTTATAGGCTTAGGTAGTCCAGTACCACCCGTTGAAGCGTTGATTGAATATTTTGTACTTCCAGCCCTTAAAACCAAAAATTCATAATTGACAGGATCAGCATTATAATCTGTGGCAAAAACAGAAAGTTGAGTTTTTATGTTTGCATTATAGCCAGTCCCTTTTGGAACGACTTGCAGAGATGCCCCTGCATTTGGAACTGAGGTGTCACCATAAAGTGAAAGCAATCCAAAATTGAGCAACGGACCTTCAGCATTAACAAGAGACGGCGTCTTTCCAGTGGAAGTAGAGTTAAAGGTTATCTGCCCGGAATCAGTTACTACAACCTTTTTTGTTGTCCCATCAGTCCCCATAACCACCAACTTGTCCGCGGCAAACGCCGAGCCAGCCGTCAGGGCCGAAACTGCAAGTACTGCTGCTATAGCCTTCATCATCTTCCGCATTGTGAATGCCTCCTTGTTTTTATTTCTGTGAAGAGTGAATAGTAAAAAGTGAATCCTGACCAAGTTACAAGCGAGAGTCGTTATTTAGCCGAGTGCTTCTCAATTTAGCGTAACACTTTGGTTTACGCAACTAACTCGTGAGTGTTTATCTGAAACTGCCTGTTTGCAAAGGTTCTGCTTTCACGGGCTGTTTGCAGGGAAACAATAAATCAAATATTAAAGAACTGCAACTAAAAATCTTATTCTGGTGATTGATGCATGTTGCTCACAAACAAATCATGCAATTCAGAGGCCAAAACCAAAGTCAGCAAATAGTGATTTTGAAGCCGCGAAAAGTGGATAGATAGAAATTTTATTCTCTTCACACTCCTAACATTTCACTGGGTAATTCACTATTAGCATTTCATATTTCATAGTTTTTTACG
This window of the Geoanaerobacter pelophilus genome carries:
- a CDS encoding glycosyltransferase family 2 protein, with protein sequence MSLISVVIPVYKAEGCLHELYRRLKASLETITFNFEIIFIEDCGGDRSWEIIEEMAAQDKRVKGLQFSRNFGQHYGITAGLDYCDGDWVVVMDCDLQDQPEEITRLYAKALEGYDVVLALRGVRQHHPLKLLASWFFYRIFSYLADIRYDGDIGNFRIMSRKVVSNVLRMREQLRFFGGLIQWLGFPTARIEVKHAERLEGKSTYTIKKLWKLATETIIAYSDKPLRLAVRVGFLMAFFSFCYGSYILGRALLYGSPVPGWNSMIVSLYFIGGIIISILGIIGIYLGKTFDESKKRPLYVINKVTTSLVKSEVLR